The Arachis duranensis cultivar V14167 chromosome 2, aradu.V14167.gnm2.J7QH, whole genome shotgun sequence genome has a window encoding:
- the LOC107474703 gene encoding uncharacterized protein LOC107474703, translating into MQLWVIWISVSKSHGGKFIDSGQRLEYLGGMVVEDLHFEVDEWSLQEIVSQLKQLGYKGFARVWYKEPGMDLKSGLRELKSDGDAMRMARSLVSNSCKHCEVYVVDGARESNGIHITSTDADYVPEEGEDSANDDGLLEVEVDAESEPSTEEEVFDDSADDGDHDDQFGFDVEDNDPPSNAFGGFTGPLNDERTVAAGTAEGDKGLREGDEQVGGLSDGYETDDIDSYEGDSDDMIKKRRFPKYNEAEMNREYEFQVGLEFKSLSQFKEAVKEHALLNGRDIRFRKNDKVRCRVVCKGRKGKCKWVCFESKVGGSDCFRIKTLNGKHTCGRNYSGRLASSSWISKKIANNISRGEEMKLATVIQTIQDKYMANISVGKTYWARRKAREEVHGRAIQQYAKLRDYCTEILRANPGSSLTILVDRPSLTHQPRFMRMYMCLDAVKKGFLAGCRPIIGVDGCHLKGDHG; encoded by the coding sequence atgcAGTTATGGGTGATTTGGATTTCAGTATCGAAATCCCATGGTGGCAAATTTATTGACAGTGGACAACGATTAGAGTATTTAGGAGGAATGGTTGTGGAGGATTTACATTTTGAGGTTGATGAATGGTCATTGCAAGAGATTGTCAGTCAGCTAAAGCAACTAGGGTATAAGGGTTTCGCTAGGGTCTGGTACAAGGAACCTGGGATGGATTTGAAGTCAGGTCTTAGAGAGTTGAAGTCCGATGGGGATGCGATGAGAATGGCTAGGTCACTGGTGTCAAATTCCTGCAAACATTGCGAGGTATATGTTGTCGATGGAGCCAGAGAAAGTAATGGGATTCATATCACTTCAACTGATGCTGATTATGTGCCAGAGGAAGGTGAGGACAGTGCTAATGATGATGGGTTGCTAGAGGTTGAAGTGGATGCTGAGTCAGAGCCTTCTACTGAAGAAGAGGTATTTGATGATAGTGCTGATGATGGTGACCATGATGATCAGTTTGGGTTTGACGTGGAGGATAATGATCCACCATCAAATGCATTTGGGGGATTTACTGGCCCGCTAAATGATGAGAGAACTGTAGCAGCTGGAACAGCTGAAGGTGATAAAGGTTTAAGGGAGGGTGATGAGCAAGTTGGGGGCTTATCTGATGGATATGAGACTGATGACATAGATAGTTATGAGGGGGACTCTGATGATATGATAAAAAAGAGGAGGTTCCCTAAGTACAATGAGGCAGAGATGAACAGAGAGTATGAATTTCAGGTGGGGCTGGAATTTAAATCACTTAGTCAATTCAAAGAGGCTGTTAAGGAGCATGCCCTATTGAATGGTAGGGACATTAGGTTTCGAAAAAATGATAAGGTGAGGTGTAGAGTTGTTTGCAAAGGAAGAAAGGGAAAGTGCAAGTGGGTTTGTTTTGAGAGTAAGGTGGGGGGTTCTGACTGTTTCCGGATCAAGACGTTGAATGGAAAGCATACATGTGGAAGGAACTATAGCGGAAGACTTGCATCAAGTAGTTGGATCTCAAAGAAGATTGCCAACAACATCAGTAGAGgggaagagatgaagcttgCGACAGTTATTCAGACTATACAAGACAAATACATGGCCAATATCAGTGTTGGTAAGACTTACTGGGCAAGGAGGAAGGCAAGAGAAGAGGTACATGGGCGGGCAATCCAACAGTATGCTAAACTAAGGGATTACTGTACAGAGATACTTAGGGCAAATCCAGGATCTAGTCTGACCATATTGGTTGATAGGCCTTCTCTTACGCACCAGCCCCGATTTATGAGAATGTACATGTGCCTTGATGCAGTCAAGAAAGGCTTCTTGGCGGGGTGTAGACCTATTATTGGCGTGGATGGATGTCACTTGAAGGGCGACCATGGATAG